Proteins encoded within one genomic window of Chitinophagales bacterium:
- a CDS encoding acyl-CoA desaturase codes for MKLLDYILIEPRYGWTDANGEFVRPTVGQMLSEYFYRINIFRDSKNWFPLFAWVLVWILIPVFLLFIFKYFTIGLAIAAFLYGLVLMASHGTMWYHRYSTHSAFVFKSKFWRFISQHLVIKMIPEELYVISHHVHHDRSDRPGDPYNAFGGFLYCFLADTNHQLMNRNLSSDDYKIVCKMMEHTGCQLNSYEAYQKYGTIVSPWYILWSWILNWLFWGTFFYFLGEWIPVTGGGWALVTAMFAGTFVWAVGIRTFNYGGHGAGKGKKAWGDSDYFRGDYSINQLWPGFVAGEWHNNHHVYGTSARAGFLPYQLDLPFWYVKLINFLGGIESYRDNKAEFLKYYYEPYKQTGKYVEQTNLPKDYAEN; via the coding sequence ATGAAATTATTAGATTATATATTAATTGAACCACGCTATGGCTGGACAGATGCGAATGGTGAGTTTGTAAGACCTACTGTGGGGCAGATGTTGTCTGAATATTTTTATCGCATCAATATTTTTAGAGACTCTAAAAACTGGTTCCCGCTTTTTGCTTGGGTGCTTGTTTGGATTTTGATTCCTGTATTCTTGCTATTTATATTCAAATATTTTACCATTGGATTGGCTATAGCGGCATTCTTGTATGGTTTGGTGCTGATGGCAAGTCATGGTACAATGTGGTATCATCGCTATTCCACCCATAGTGCTTTTGTATTTAAAAGTAAATTTTGGAGATTTATTAGTCAGCATTTGGTTATAAAAATGATACCTGAAGAGCTTTATGTCATATCACATCACGTCCATCATGACCGATCTGACCGACCGGGAGATCCTTATAATGCTTTTGGAGGATTTCTTTATTGCTTCTTGGCAGACACGAATCATCAATTGATGAATAGAAATTTATCATCTGATGACTATAAGATAGTTTGCAAGATGATGGAGCATACCGGTTGCCAGCTCAATAGTTATGAAGCATATCAAAAATATGGAACCATAGTATCACCTTGGTATATTCTTTGGAGTTGGATACTTAATTGGTTGTTTTGGGGTACATTTTTTTACTTCCTTGGCGAGTGGATACCTGTTACTGGTGGCGGATGGGCATTAGTGACAGCCATGTTCGCAGGTACTTTTGTGTGGGCTGTCGGCATTCGTACGTTTAACTATGGAGGACATGGTGCTGGCAAAGGTAAAAAAGCTTGGGGTGATTCAGATTACTTTCGAGGCGATTATTCTATTAATCAACTGTGGCCAGGATTTGTAGCTGGCGAATGGCATAACAATCACCATGTCTATGGAACGAGTGCCAGAGCAGGCTTTCTACCATATCAGCTGGATTTGCCTTTCTGGTATGTGAAATTAATTAATTTTTTAGGAGGAATAGAATCGTATCGAGATAATAAAGCGGAGTTTTTGAAATATTATTATGAACCATATAAGCAAACTGGAAAATATGTAGAGCAAACCAATTTGCCCAAAGACTACGCAGAAAATTGA
- a CDS encoding tryptophan 2,3-dioxygenase yields MGGNCNKDCANCGCIDDKPMVDRITDKYQKLGQNPDVYLEGLLWSTPITYWDYVMTDSLLNLQIQRTTLPDEMVFIGYHQINELLFKMILWEIRQVFEKETVSDNFFIEKLKRISRYFDMLSSSFDVMGDGMERAQYEKFRNTLTPASGFQSCQYRQIELASTSAINLIDNRFRKDFDPNGSAEDIYEHLYWQAAGKDYTTGEKSLLIKLFEKKYKKQLIEDIECGRENNLYSKFLSLSDEAKNNSSLIAMMRHYDYTVNIEWVMAHYNAAAKYLGDSAATGGSHWQKYMHPKYQRRIFFPSLWSTEEIENWGQDC; encoded by the coding sequence ATGGGAGGAAATTGTAACAAAGATTGTGCAAACTGCGGTTGTATTGATGATAAGCCTATGGTAGATCGCATCACAGATAAATATCAAAAGCTAGGACAAAATCCCGATGTATATTTAGAAGGTCTGCTATGGAGCACACCTATCACCTACTGGGATTATGTGATGACTGATAGTTTACTGAATCTACAAATTCAGCGTACCACTCTTCCCGATGAAATGGTGTTTATTGGCTATCATCAAATCAATGAATTATTGTTTAAGATGATTCTTTGGGAGATTCGTCAGGTTTTTGAAAAAGAAACTGTGAGTGATAATTTCTTTATTGAAAAGCTAAAACGTATCAGTCGCTATTTTGATATGCTGTCATCTTCTTTTGATGTGATGGGCGATGGTATGGAACGTGCGCAGTATGAGAAATTCAGAAATACCTTGACCCCAGCTAGCGGATTTCAGAGTTGTCAGTATCGGCAAATAGAATTGGCATCGACTAGTGCCATAAATTTGATCGATAATCGTTTTCGAAAAGATTTTGACCCGAATGGAAGTGCTGAAGACATTTATGAACACCTCTACTGGCAGGCAGCGGGCAAAGATTATACAACGGGAGAAAAATCACTTTTGATAAAACTTTTTGAAAAGAAATATAAAAAACAATTAATCGAAGACATAGAATGCGGAAGAGAAAACAATCTGTATTCTAAATTTCTATCATTAAGTGATGAAGCTAAAAATAATTCTTCCTTGATAGCCATGATGCGCCACTATGACTATACCGTCAATATAGAATGGGTCATGGCGCATTATAATGCAGCAGCTAAGTATCTAGGAGATAGTGCTGCTACAGGAGGTAGTCACTGGCAGAAATATATGCATCCAAAATATCAACGGAGAATATTTTTCCCTAGTCTATGGAGTACAGAAGAAATTGAAAATTGGGGACAAGATTGCTAA